The Argentina anserina chromosome 5, drPotAnse1.1, whole genome shotgun sequence genome includes the window ATTATTTTAAGTTACTCCAGGTTGCCTGCCTTACTCAAAACTTCAAGACCCTCAGTTCGGCAGTTCATAATCCTGCGGAAGACATCCCTAATTTGGCGTTCCAGTGGACCCAATCCATTTTTAAACTTCTCACATATTGATGCTAGCTCCTCAAGTACTTGTTCAAGTTCCAATTTCTGTTCCTCTGTCAATGGAAACTGAACCAGATCAACAAAGTCTGTCACGCGGCGTGTGCATTTCTCAGCCTGATAAATCTCCTTCAGCAACCCATTGGAGCTCTGACGCTCCCGCTTCTTAGATTCTTCGATTATCCGTTCGTGAAGTGAGATTAAGGGGATACCCCATGGGAACTGTGGTGGGATGGAAAAATGAGTAGTAAGACCTCGATCCTGACAAGGTATTGCAGCCACAAGTGCtgacaaaacaaaaatgagcACAGAACTCATTGTGAATACAGATCCTGCAAGCCCATTGGTTGcagcattttcattcccaCGAGGTGCTACCAAGTTGTTTGCAATGGATTGCAGCTGCTTAGCTGCAGACCAAGAAGCAGATGTGCTCCATGAGTGAGAGCGAGAATGTCCTGATGAGGTATGTCGGTGACGATCCTTTCTTGTGTTGTGACGCCCAAAAGACCAATTCCGCTGTGAAAATGCAGACCCAGAGTCTCTCCCATCAAGCATTTCAAGTGCCAAATCCATCAAAGCTTTTCTTGCTCGACGGAACTGGCCCTCACAATATGCCCTCTGGCGAGAATCCAAGGCGCACAGAACAATCTCTAAATGCTTATGCCAGGTACGAATCTTCTCAATCCCATCACGAGATGCATTACAAATGTCAAGTGCCTTCAAACTCCTTTCTAAGTATTCATCAGTCCAATGGTCCATGGGTGGCTTAGAAATATGTTCTTTGTTCTTCAGAAAGATGCCCCTGAATTCCTCTTGGCAGCTGATGAAAACATCTAAAAGCTTCTGAGTCCATGCAATAGAGAGCACCTCATCAGCATCAACAGCTGCCAAGTCATGAAATAGGTCCGCAACATGTTTCTGAAAAGATTGAAGCTCTAACTCCAGTGCACTAGACTCGCGATTAGCTTCAATGGAGTGAACCTCCTCTCGCCGAGTCCAAATGGAGCGACCCAACGAAGCCAAAGGTGTAGAAGGACCTGCTGCCTGATTGTGTGTAGAAGGCATGGTCTCTCAACCCACAATATACCAAGCACACCACCCTCAAAATATCCCAAATGACAACACAAGTCACAAAATCAACAGAAACCCAGTTCTGATAATGCCCAAATCGATATTTGAAACGACGAACATCGATAGCCTTCCAATACCCACCTACAGTTCATTTAGAATTATCCATCAGCTTAAACCCTATAACTACACAAATTCCAACCCTCCAAACAATCCCAAAACTAATTCATTAGTATTTACATAACCAAACAACCAAAGCTCTAAGAATTATAACAAAACACAACCCACCCCTGCACCACAAACATCAACTCAAAGCACTTAACATCAAACCCTATAGATAACTGAAAGCATTAAACATCAAAATAGATCTTCAAAACCCAAAACTTGTAACAGCAACAAATGAAAAACACCCAGATCCCAATATTCTCAAGTAGCACAAAATAAGCAAGGGATCTAGCTAGGAGAACCCAATTCACAGAAACAGGAATACAACAGAAAGTGAAAGAGAACAGTACCTTGCTTGGGAGAATGTTTTAGTTGAGAATAAACAAGACAGAAGACATATGCgcagagaggagagagatctTGGGCTCTGAGGAACTGAGAAACCCTCACTTCGACACAACCCAAAACTCCAACACCGGAAGATACGGGAGTTATGTTGTTCTTGTTCTCGTTGGTTATTATATAAACAAAACAGGAAGGCAAAACTGTAAGTAGATGTCTCCGCTGGGTTTAAtattctttctatttttattattttcctaTCGTTTTGTACGACACGCTAAAATTTGCACAGGAATAACGCTACAGTTGGCTTTAGACCGTCGCAATTCAATTTAGTAGggttcttggtgaattctagtttttttttttgcctatACCATCTGTCAACTAATTTTTATTGATAAAGAGTAAATTGTTACCATTACCAACCATCGAAGCCCGTGTATTGACTTCTCAGTATATCAGGATTTTTCGGTTAATACGGTTGGTAATAAGTCTTTACCAATATATGATTTAGGTCATATTATGTGAAAATCTCATACTAATttttgttgaaaaaaaaattatttatgaTTTTCAAAGTATAAATAAGTTGAtacaaaatttattaaaaatgTTTATTCAACTGACTCTAAATCTCTAATGAAATATTACAAACTCAAAAAAGgatattaaattttaaatggAAATTGGCAATATCAAACTATTAGTGTTAATGAAGGGTTGAGATTACCTACTGGTATTAAATCTATAAAAAATAATGGGTAAGATTACCTACTGGTACTTTTCTTTTTGCAGAGTCATGATACGTCATATAGTAAAGAAAGTAGGAAGGTTAATACCAACATGGAACATCCTATAGAGCCTAACACCAGCTCAGAAGTTATGAAATCAACTCACTTAGTAAAAGTTGTGAAACCACCTTACGCAAAAAGAGTCTCCCCAGAAGGAGAACCTAACACCAGCTCAGAAGTCAGAAGCCACCGGCGGCTCACCAGAGACACCATCTCCATTCCCAATAGAACCAAATGCACCTACATAATCAAGCTTGAGGGCTGGTTTGGAGCCAAATTTGCGCTCCTTGGCACATTTTGGTGGAGTAGATTCCACACCTAAGATAGCAGCCTTTGGTTCTGgttgatatatatgatattatTTCAAGTTCAAGTTCCACAATATGTGATTGTATATAGACAACTGATATCTAGACTCGAGTTCTAACTTCTAGCAATGAGAATCCAGGTAAAGATCTTATCCTTATGAGCTAAAGTTTCCACATTGCATTTAAAGAAGAAGCATTCGAATGAGCTTAACTGCTTGAGAATGAGCATACTGAGACTGAAACGAAGAAGCACTCTCGACAGTAAACGTGCCAGTTACCAGAAACCAGAATGGGAATTGCGTCGACGTTGTCAACTATACGAGGAAGAAGAATAGCTAACTTGTTATTTTCGTTCTTCTTCCCACCCAATCAAATCATGTCCCAACATAGCTGGGCCAgttaacatatataatgccCAGTTCTAATTGCAATGACCCCCAATTCATTCAATTATATAAGACTGTCCAAAGGTGTTCTTCATCCAGTTCCAGCTTTAATTCGATGGCGCCTTAATTACGAAGTGGCAATGAAATCATTCAAGATCAGATTTCACTACTAATAATTGACATGATTTTGCACTGTACTGATGAAATGCTTATCTTCATAATTAATACATGCATTCGTATACTCTAGTACCCGTGTCATGTTGATCGTATCGTATTGATCTCGTAGTACGATAACAAACTGCGAAGCTAAACGTGTGAAgcattttaaaacaaaaaaacaaaccgTCGAATTTTGTGTTAACGGCTGAAATGCATACAAATGATACAATATCACAAAATCTAAGTTCACCCTCTTAGCTGGTCCAAaaacaaatttcaaaaatgaataaaaagatcagaaaaaaaaagttgtgaCGGCCTTTCAGGAAGAAGAGAAGGCAAACCATGAGGAGCTGTATAAAATTGACTtgattgaaaattttaaatggAAGCTGGCATCACAAGAATTCAATTTTGCAATGAAGAAGTGCATTACCCACTTTCCCATCACAACCAAGGTCATCAACATGACAGTGACATCCACCAGCATCAGATGGTCTCACTACCATCAATTAATAGGCGAATTGGGGTGTGAAAATGAAATCATAACTAACTGTACAAGAATGAACATACAAATGCAGATGGACATTAACTGAATCGATTGACAGAAGAAGGTCATGGGTATCGACTCTTAAGATTTGGTATCAAAGCCGTGTTATAACCTGTTATCCAGGTAGCAGTTGAGTTTTACAACAGAACGAACAATTTCCTATTCTAAGAAAACTTGAAAGACAAGGTACACAGATAACAGGAAAAGGATACTGTGAACAGAATCATAGTCATTAGTCTGCTTACCACCTATCCGCCtgatattttctctattcACAAGCCAATTTGGTGTCAAAGCTACTTAGGCAGATTGCAAATGCCTGAAAAGCAGATAATGGATAACGATAATCCATGGTGAACATATCTTTCCCAACTTTGCCAAACTGTAAAATTATCTTATCCAGATCAGGTGGAGCTGGCTGAGATGAAGTGGGTGCACCGCCAACAATTGGTGCAGGCTGAATTGCAGCAATCAACTGAAAGTTCTTAACAGAGGCAACAGTTACCCGGCCTCGGAAGTTTAGGCACCAGCACTGTAATTGTTCATGCCATCGTGGGGGTTTGTTTTTTAAAACCAGTGGTCTTGTCTTGCTATCCTCCCCATCATCCTGCCGCCCAACAATTTCAGAAAACCGTGCACTACTGAACTCCACTGAGTGATCGAGAGACTTTGAAAAAGAGATGCTTCGGAATGAATTTTCTAGGGAGCGGGAAAGGAGTTCCGGTTGGCCAGGGACACTACCTCCCACATCAAGAGATGAGACCGGGATAGAATGCATCACGCAATGCATCCTTCGCGGGCCACGAGTGCCCAACACATTTAGTTCATAGGCTATTTGGGCAATGTTGTAGCTGCCAGTTGGGACTTTAGGTGAGACCTTTTTGGAAGTAAACCTACGGCTCGTCCTTCCTGCTGGTGTTACATGCTCAGAAGTGCATGCAGGCTGTGTATCATATACAATGAATTTTGTGCCAAGAAAGTTTGATCTGGAACATGAAACAAACAAATGATTACTTgatatcaaaatttcaaaagctTCCGCATACagaaaatattataaaaatagaTCCCAGTAAATCAAGACATAAACTTAACTATCATTGTTAGTGTATCCGGTCATAGTTATACCTACTTTAGCATTGATGACACTATTTGTGCTTCATGTTCAATCTACTCAACACATGACACAAGGATAGGCGATATAAAcagaaagtgaagaaatttgtgGTCTGAATAGGAAATTTTGTTTGCACTTAAAAAGGTTTGACTAATTCATTCACCTGATCTGCTACAATAGCTTCCATCAAATGAAGAACATCAATAGTGATCTTCAGTAAGCAACGTTACAAGAGATATTTTAATTGTATCCATAAACAAGTATGTACagataaaaaacaaaactaacaGGCAATTCTAGGGAGCTGCTATCAAACCAAACTGCTGGTCTGAGAAActtcttgttgttgtttcattttttttacagGTGAAACTTGAGGTTTTTCAGTCTTATAGCTCATGTTCTCACCTTAGCTTTCCAATGTAAGTGTTGCTCGATCTTGAAATGTTGTCAGCATCCATAGAAATAACATATTCTGTACAAGTAGTTCGTCGAGTCCTCTTTGCAGAAAGAAGGAACTTTCCATTTTCAACAAGCAAAGCTGCAGAATTGGGCAGACAGGACAAACACATCAATTATGTATAGAATTCAAAGGtaaatttcaaagaaacaTATAGGACAgggaaaacaatatatatgttgtctTCATTAATTGACATAGGcaatttctgattcaaaaatGGTGAACTTAAGTATATGCAGTTATGCCACTGTATTCTCAGACATGAAAAGCATATATGATTTATAGGACATTCATATGGAAAAGTTTACATTAGACATGAAAAAGCACGTGGGCAGCAAGCTTGACTTATTTATAATCCTGCTATGATGCAGGCTGTCAAAGCTAGAAATGGCAAGTCTCATGCAGTTAAGGactgatttttcttttattgctTTACTTATTGCTATGATGCAGGCTGTCAAAGCTAGAAATGGAAAATCTCATGCCAAAAGTCACTTTTCCATGAAAGGGAAGTTTCACCAAGGGATATAAACCTTGTTGTCTTAAACAGATTGAAATACTTGCAACACTTCACAATACTCAAAAGTAACCTCAAAAGCCATTTCACACTAATATGTTGTTGCAAGTACCGTTAACTTTTTTCTGGCCAATGAAGTTGTTGTGACGTCACAAATTTAATGAAATGTATTTTTATATTATGTAGCAGGAAAGCTCAATAGCAATCAAAAACGGACTATGAGGCACCTACTAAAGCTTCTCGTGCTAAGGATTATACAAACTGGCAGGCCCAGGCGCTACATATAACTAAATCACATGCAATACTATCTCAACCCAAAAGGCTACTCAAACAGAAACAGCAATATATCAATTTATTATTTGCAGtcctaaaaaaaatatctCGACCATTTTGTGATCCAAATATACAGGAAGAGAACTTAAGCATTGACCTaaataaaaaagtcacaaagaTGCATCAGACATATACATGGAATGGTATCCATAGGAAGCATCACAAAGTCTTTACCATGCATAATACCAGGATTTGGGTACTTTCAAAAGATTGATTAGATGACTTATGTTGTAACTCAAATGCAAATGCATTAGTTTTTCTAGCTCTTCTCACTCGAATTGGGGCTTTAATTTTCATACTATGATTTATAACTGGGTGACTATATGGTGGTTTATACAGGCTTTCAGACTAAATGAGATAATTAAAAAGCCAATACTCAGTGAGTATGTGTGTCAAAATCTTTTCCATTATGAAGGttcaataatttgattaatgaAGATTCGACCAGATAACCACAATTGTAGATTTGTCTAAAATTCCCAAAGTCTTCACTGTATCTACCAGATCGCTGCAGACCCTCCCACATCATGATGTGAAATACACAACCTAAAACATGGTACTATCTGCATTCTGTGGCTAAACTTAGTGTCCCAATTATCCTAAACTTACTAATCTATGACCAAACTGAATGCATTACTtgattaaaaagaaaacatcATGCAATTATATGAATTTTAGACGGAATGCACACAATGACAAGTacaatagagagagagagagagtgagagagagagagagagagggagagagtgaCAGAGGAGGGAGACTAAATTGGAACTCTGATTATAGATGGATAAACTAGTGAAGCACTGAAGCCAACAACAATGTCAGATGTATACTTACCAGGACTAAGACATAAATACAGGTGGTATGTTAGATTAGATTTATCCCGTTTGATGAAGCACTGAACAAGTCCATCCCGTGGACCTGGCTGAAAAATgcaaacaaaaataatttgGTAAGTATTGTATCTAACAACATAGGACGACCAGCTGCACTACACTTTAATCTACGGCTGTATGAAGCTAGTCCAAAGAAGAATATCCCATTCAAACACAAGATATATAACGATTTGATGGGTAAAAGGAATCCAACCTGCTTCAGTGAAACTGGAAAAGTAAGCTTCCCACAGATCTCAGGACTCCTAACGATTTCTTTGCACATCATTCTCCAAGAACGGCATACTGAAGCACATGCAACAACGTGCTTTCGAGAAGGCCATGTGCTCTCACTCTCCTCCAGCCTCCTAATTACATCATACAATAGTTCTGGGGGGAGGCTAGCCCAACGACTGGTCTGAACGACAAGAGGTTGATCATGCAAATCATTTAATGATCCATGAGATTTTCCTCTATTATGGCCCATCAGTCTAACTTCAAAACCCCTTCTAGATAGGCTTCCAATGCCATCCCTAACATCACGAACTATGCTACGGAATGACATTCTACTTGTGCACAAGAATACCAAAACAATATGTATCTCCTTCAAAATCTTCTGAATTTCCACTTGAGTTGTACCAAGAGCTGCccacaaaagaaagaaaagtgacTCGCCACCCAAAATATTTCACAGAGTAAAAGATATCTGATTATAGAGGAAAGCAacacaaaaaatgaaaagaaaaaggaaagtgaAAAGGGCAGATTCTAAAGTGCTAAACGTTAGTTTAATTTTAGTAATTTAACTTTTGGATCTAGAAATCCTCTCTTGAATATGATTATCATGAACATCAGCTAACTACACTCTACTAAGCTGTGAAAGCAAAAAGAAATTGTCCATAGCTCCCATTAAAAAAACATTGGTTTCGAAAAAATTGTTCACATACCACTAGAAATGTAAGCCATGTTCACTGTAGGAAAAGAAATTGCAAACCCTCATTTAGAGCAATTAACACAAACAAAATCTAGACTTGGAGAACCCTCATTTCCACATGCTAATGGAAAGGGTCAAAATTACCTGATGTTCATGATAATCAGTGTTCTTctgccttttctttttttttcaaaattagtTCATGTCTTCATTATCAATGGATTACAGCAATTGATAATCATACGTTGACTTACCGATCGAGCCGAAATAAACCCAGATAATCTGGAGGTTCAGCTGGTCAAAGTCAAAGCTGCTCCATTGCTTAATTTCAACAAGCTAAAGATCTGCAAGGAAAAAATCAGTAAGAGTAGGTAAAGCTCAAGGCTTTAGTACCAAAGTTTAATATTTCAACTTagaatccaaaaaaaaaaagtctaatACTTCAACCCTTAATTTTCCTGGGAATTTCCTTAAGAAACAAACCATGTGGGAAAGCCTATAATTCTAAACATATTACTCaacagctcaaaatgaaaaacaagacaattaaaaaagaacaaaCACAGAATGGATCTGTACCTCAAAAACCAGCTCTGCAGAGACAAACAAAGTTCAAATCTTTCTGGGTTCTTCTGTTCTCTTCTTTGGATTTGCAAAACCAACAGAGATCAAGCAGagcagaggaagaagaagaagaagaagaagaagaagaaatgaggTCAGGTCAGAAAAAGCTGAATACCACCTTCTTCATTATCACCAAAcactactctctctctctctctctctctctctccccctttttgggctctttctctctcaaacAGAACGGACTCCAAGCCAACATTAAATTGAGTTCACGAAGCAGAAGAAGGAAAGGAAGACatgattttctcttttggagttttgggctctctctctctctctctctctctctctctctgtgggtggtggtagtggtgggttgtttttatatatatgattatgatTATTTGAAAACGAAACAGTGTCTGGTTTTGgtgtaagaaacaaaatactAAATACTTGGTGGTGTGTCTGTGTATTACGTTTGGTGTGGGATTTTATTATTCTCACTCATGCTCTCTCATGGTTGATGATGACCAAAATGGCTATTTGACTTTCTTCTCATTTATATATCAGCAGCTAGCAGCGGCTACAGTTTTCTGACTGAGACGACTGGAGAGACGACTGGCGAGGCCAACAGGGTTTGGTTCGTCTGAGTgtttcatcatcatcgtctCACTTTCCCAACTACATTCAATAGATTCTCCCATGTGACACCCTTATCTTTTACttccttttcttcctccttttcTGCTGCattctttacatagttttgaCTTTATTACAGGGAAGAACACTTCCACTTTTGGCTCTCTAAACCATTTTAAGtgtataaattaaaattaagtAGAGTgggttgtgacttgtgagatATACAAAAAAGATTCGGCTTTATATttcacaaaaaagaaaattaataatGGTGTTTGCTGACCGAAGAAATTGTGCTCAAATGCTCAATTACCCTGAGTCGAAATTTAATTATCcagttattttttatttttggtcaAAAGCCAATCACGGGATGTGTAGATTTAAATACGCATTTGGTAGAAATTATGGACTTTTTTATGATCTCCTAAAACTTTATTGAGAGAAATGAATTTGCTTTATAGGGTACCGGCTGCTCATAAAAAAAAGACCCATTTTGTGTTAACGTTCTTGAAATACAATTCTAGTACTTTAAATTGGATTTATCTAGTCCTAGGCTGGATGATGAGGGTTTGAttatttaaaagatttgaCTGCACTATCGGCATGTTGGTTCGATTATTGATCCACGAAACTTATACATCATACACCCACATTTGGCAATTGCGGGTTTATAAGAGAAATTAATTAAGTGGAGTGGGTTGTGGCTTGTCAGATATAAGATAACTTGCAGGTTTatatttcacaaaaaaaataacaatagTGATTGCTGACGGAAGAAATTATGCTCAAATGCTTAGCTCAACCACCTTGATATCGAAATCTAATTGTCAAATGCTAAattacttaatttaattacatcAAAGATTTGTTTGAGTATTATTAATTTTCTTAGTTAAAAGCCAATTACAGTCATACCGTTCTTGATATTTGAAATAGTCATTATTTATGGAGATTTGAATACGcattttgtatatattatGTGATTTTATTATGCTCTCCCAAAACTTTATTGAAAGAAGTGAACTTGCATTATAGAGTACCCGGTTGCTCATGAAAATACACCCATTTCGTATTGACGTTCTTGAAATACAAGTCTTGTACTTTAAATTGGATTTCTCTAGTCCTAGGCTGGATGATGAGGATTTAGGTATTAAAAAGGTTTGACTGTGAGTCacttattaattaaatttatttgATTGATCCGCCAAACTTATACATCATACATTACACATTTAGCTTTGATCAATCTCTTTTCTTGATCACTTTTAGATTTCATATTAATCAAATCTAGActttttttctaaattcatgTCATTTAGACATTGATAGGATAGTGAACATTGACAAATTTGACTCTTGACCCATTATTTTGCCAATAGCGATCAATTGAATCTCTTATAAGTTGTTGAGCTTTAGTTACGAAAAACGTTAGTACACTTAGATGTGAGTCatttattaaataaatttaattttttgtcACTTTGTAACGTGAAAATTCTCCTCTCCAATgacaagaaaatgaaaaacacaAATCGCACTCATCATTGATTAGGACTTCAATACGGCCAGAGCTAACATCGTGGAGTTTGGCAATACCAAATAACATCGAAgctcattctaaaaaaaaaaaaaaccatcaaAGCTAGGATGATCGATCAGTGTATAGAAATAGGGTTGTTAGACCGAATGCACgtacttctttttcttttttttgtgatttttctttctttcttgcaTTCACAAAAGGTAAGGTATATAGGGAGTAATGGAACTAGTAATCTTTTTTCCCCAATGTGGACAACTTTAGTATGTATTTGCTTATAAGGTTATTTATGCCTTCGGAGTTGATCGAGTGTACCGTACAATGTCATGCATTCTCTCTGAATAATTCATTCTTCTTTTAAAAGGACTGAAAGAAATTGGTACTTACTCCATCGATTACAAAACCATTAGAACAAAAAACATGGAGCTATTTTTGCTTCTACAGATTACAATATATAGATTGAACATAAATTGTCACACGTCATGACGTTATTAGGGCTCGCTTCAATTTTTACATACTATATGCCGCTTATTAATTCATGGCTTGGCAGGATTGCTCAGTTGCTAGCCAATTTTATGTGCCTCTCAATGAAAATTTTCCTCAACTTTAGAATCTGTACGCATCAAcgaaaatatatattaggtAAAAGAACAAGGACTTGAAGATTGGGAAGACTAATATGGAAGCAATATAATCCCTATAAATATCTTTCTTAAAGATGCAAAGTCTATTTGTAggagctcactcaacaaatgCTTCCAAATACATACATTTCTCGAAGCTTAAGGACATGTCTCTAGCAGAAGCGCTTGCAGAAAACGTAATGAGCATTCACAGAAGCTTGGATTCTCCAGCTAACAAAGAAATCTCATATGGGgctagaatatatatatatatatatatatatatatatatgagaacagagaaagaaaagataGTAGGAGTAAGAATTGGAAGTTAATTACCAGGACCACATCTAATCTGGCACTTGCGAACACATCTTGACATAAGCCTCTCTGCATGTAAATTACCCAACTAATCAATTGTCATTAGGATAAGATAACTATGTCACCGCTGttttaaaacaaatagagTCGTCACTAGCTAGTGTAGTGTTGTTTGCTAGTTGGTGCTTTGTTAGGTACTTGTTTGTAAATATATTTGATCTTATGTCAGATATTTGTAATCAGGGGTTCAAGCTTTATATCCCTCTCTTGTATTCGACGTTTCATCAATAGAGGTTTAAGGGTACCGCTCTAGCCtttacaataaaaaaataactaaattgaaaacatgtaaattttaatatatGATTGATTATTCACTCCATTCATATATACCGGTCATGTTCCTTGGATTATTTATGAGTTGCACTGAAGCTCTACATTTTCTTTGACCCCATTAGAACGCATAAATCAAGATCTAAGTAACACTGAATTGTATCAATCTAATAACGCACTATCTAGCTAAAAGGTTTGGCATTTTAACTGATAAGTGCAACCACACCATCTCgatcagaatgaagagaagaGTGCATTGCAATTACATGGAGGGGCTGGTATTACTGATGGCCGGGAATTATAATAACTTAGTTTACACTTTTACAGTACGTACGTTCatcatattaattaattacagGCTACAGACCGGTGAAAGCAAAACCCAGATTTCAATATCCTGATGCTGATGAAACGAATATCACCAAGATTTAAAAGAGCAGTTTCGGGTGGACTTACCGTTGTTTACATATGAACCAACACAGCCTGTGGAACAAGCATCCATGCAGTAGAAGTCGATCTCAGCAAAGCTCTGCTCCACATTAGAGGCCATCACGCACAGAACCAATGCCACAACTAGAACACTGATCCTCTCCATCCTCGATTCGATCTAGCTATAACTCTTTCAATCTTTGGCAGTGATTAATACTGAATAGCTAgggatcatatatatatggttggtCTGGTTATATAAGAACCAGACTTCTAGTCGCCTATTTTGACGGATCACTCTGTAAATGGCTGCATGTGTGGTGTATGCACATGCATATACGTCGGAGGATTATAGGGAACGTAGCTCCTCCGCCACTGCTAATCGAGTTGTTAATTtcgatcaaatatataaaatgaaCCAGCTCATGTAGCTATGACCTTACTTATCTTTCAAGTCTAACAATATATTAACAGTACGTACTTGTGGGTGCTAAGTTTGAATACGTACACCTCAGATCGATCGATGTTCCGGTTTGTTCTGTTATTAAAGAAATATAGTCGTATGGCTATATGCATGGCCACGAAATacagagaaggagaagagaatgAATCAAGGGATGGTATGAGTTTATGGCGTTGATAGTTTCAggaattaattaattcttgTAGTGATGTAGACTAAAAGAACTACTACGTACGTACAAAAGCTTGAATTTAAGAACTTGGAGGACGAAATGACTTGAAAAACTAAGACAGCTATGCACTATATAATACTTCTCTGTACAATAGGCTCCACAATTTAAGATAAGCATACCAAATTACGTCTAAATGTACAGCACGGCTGGCGTCACAATTTAATATGTGAAGCGGATCTAATCAATCATTAGCAAAGATGGAGAGATATAAACCTCACAGAATCATTGCTAAGGGCGACTTTGATGTTGAACTATGCAGTGAGTTCTAGGTTGTACCTGCCTCCTTCTCTTTAGCAGACAAGGATGTGGCTGCAACATTGTGCCTCACATGTTCATAAGATCTTTGGAAAAGTTGTTATTGTATACAATCCCCGGCCTAAATCATGGAAAATTTGTGTATAGTGATTTTGTGGGATGTTTACTTGTAGTTGGTTTGTATACATTTGTTTCTATCTTGTATTCACATATACAGAAAATatcaatttgagaatgttctctctcattctctttttcttcatttgagTTCAACGAGGCCAATTAAGTGAATTAACCGATAATTCT containing:
- the LOC126793396 gene encoding tubby-like F-box protein 8 is translated as MSFRSIVRDVRDGIGSLSRRGFEVRLMGHNRGKSHGSLNDLHDQPLVVQTSRWASLPPELLYDVIRRLEESESTWPSRKHVVACASVCRSWRMMCKEIVRSPEICGKLTFPVSLKQPGPRDGLVQCFIKRDKSNLTYHLYLCLSPALLVENGKFLLSAKRTRRTTCTEYVISMDADNISRSSNTYIGKLRSNFLGTKFIVYDTQPACTSEHVTPAGRTSRRFTSKKVSPKVPTGSYNIAQIAYELNVLGTRGPRRMHCVMHSIPVSSLDVGGSVPGQPELLSRSLENSFRSISFSKSLDHSVEFSSARFSEIVGRQDDGEDSKTRPLVLKNKPPRWHEQLQCWCLNFRGRVTVASVKNFQLIAAIQPAPIVGGAPTSSQPAPPDLDKIILQFGKVGKDMFTMDYRYPLSAFQAFAICLSSFDTKLACE
- the LOC126794589 gene encoding protein ROH1-like yields the protein MPSTHNQAAGPSTPLASLGRSIWTRREEVHSIEANRESSALELELQSFQKHVADLFHDLAAVDADEVLSIAWTQKLLDVFISCQEEFRGIFLKNKEHISKPPMDHWTDEYLERSLKALDICNASRDGIEKIRTWHKHLEIVLCALDSRQRAYCEGQFRRARKALMDLALEMLDGRDSGSAFSQRNWSFGRHNTRKDRHRHTSSGHSRSHSWSTSASWSAAKQLQSIANNLVAPRGNENAATNGLAGSVFTMSSVLIFVLSALVAAIPCQDRGLTTHFSIPPQFPWGIPLISLHERIIEESKKRERQSSNGLLKEIYQAEKCTRRVTDFVDLVQFPLTEEQKLELEQVLEELASICEKFKNGLGPLERQIRDVFRRIMNCRTEGLEVLSKAGNLE